TTTTAAGTTTCACACACGCAATAATGTGGCCAGCAATCTGGCCTCTATCATTAGACGGCTTGGGCAGTCACACGAAATTAGCGTCGGCATTCCTAATCATGGCAATTGCCGGCGGCGCAATATTACCTCCGATATACGGCGCACTCGCAGATGTTTTCACCCGTCAAACCGCATATTGGATTATGATTCCTTGCTATCTGATAATTCTTTTCTTTGCCGTTTACGGTTGGAAAATAGGGCGAAATAAAGTCTAAGAATAAAAAGTGTTTGATATTATATATTCATTAATTAGTATATCGATTTAACATGGCAGACAAAGTACTGATGGCAATGAGCGGAGGTATCGACAGCAGTGTTGCTTCAATATTATTAATGCGAGAAGGTTATGATCTCGTTGGAGTTACTTTCACGGCTTTCGATATAACAAATGATGAAGGCAGTAAAGTCTGCGGTAATTTAAATGCTGCTAACGATGCAAAGAATTTAGCGAAACAACTCGGATTCGAACATCATGTTCTTGATGTTCGAAAAGAATTTAAAGATATTGTTATTTCGGATTTTGTTGAAGAATATTTAAACGGAAGAACTCCGAATCCGTGCGCTCTTTGTAATTTTACAATAAAATGGGGATTGCTTCTAAAACTCGCCGATAAGCTTAATTGCAAATATATTGCAACCGGTCATTACGCAAATATCGTCAATGAAAAAAACAGATATTTTCTGAAAAAAGGGATAGATCAGGCAAAAGATCAAACCTATTTTTTGTGGCGATTATCTCAGGAACAACTTTCAAGAACAATTTTTCCTTTGGGAAATCTGAAAAAACAAGATGTCCGGGAAATTGCTTCGGAAAACGGATTTAAAATATTATCGGAAAAAAAGGAAAGTCAAGAGATTTGTTTTATTCCTGATAACGACTATAGAAAATTCTTAAGTGAAAATGTTGAAAACATAAGCATTTACGGGAAAGAAGGGAATTTTGTAGATACAAACGGAAGGATTCTCGGGAAGCACATCGGATTATATAATTATACAATCGGACAGCGAAGAGGTCTCGGAATTGCTCTCGGCACTCCAATGTATGTTATCAGACTTGACAAGGAACGAAATGAAGTTATTTTGGGTTCGAAGGAAGAATTGTTCGGAACCGAAGTTATTGCATCACAAATTAATCTGATGAAGTACGAAAATATTGAAGATGGTAACGAATTTCAAACACGTGTAAGATATAGAAGCAAAAGTTCGCTTGCCAAGTTTAAAAATTTAGAGAATGGAAAACTTCTAATAGAATTTTTCGAACCTGTTGAGTCAATTACTCCCGGACAAAGTGTTGTATTTTATGAAAACGATAACCTAATTGGTGGCGGGATAATTGAAAGTGCCGGTTATTTTTGCGAATTACTATGATAATGTGTTGATTATTCTTTATCATACCTATATCTGATATCTGAAGTTCGTCTTATTTAAGTTTTGCGTCAGCAGCGAGGAAATTGTCAATATATAAACAGAAGGTAATCAAAAAAATATAATATGAAAATTAAATTTATTTTATTGTTTTTATGTATTTATACATATTCATTTTGCCAAAACAGAATTAAAATTGATTTTAACAATACGACTTCTGGAGATTATGATTTAATGATAAATGATATATTGACAAATAATGGATATGATAGTTTCATTGATTATCAACCTGAAAAATCGAACCATTATTATGATTTACTTATTAAGTATAATACAACATCTCATGATAATTATGATGAATTGAAGTCATTTTCATTAGCTCTGTATGATTCAACTGGTAATAGATTGAATGAAATAACAAAAAATATTTCATTTTTTAACGTTAAGATAAATGAATATAAGAAAATATCAGAAGGCCTTAATTCATTGTTAGAGAAACGTCTTAAATACAAAAAAAATGACTCTTACAAGAAAGTAAAATACTTTAATATTACTTTTAATATACACAAATTAGATTCAGCAACTTATTCAATAGTAGCGAAAGGAGCAGGAAGCGAATCACTTGCCGATGTTGAAGATGCCTTTTTAACAAAAGCAACTGAATATCTGAGCGATTTTGATTACTATTTTAAGAATAACAAATATAAATATCACGCTCCTGGGCCTTATTCATTTGTACCGCATACAGGTTATATCGTTATCGGAATAATTAAAGGTAATTCTACGAATAATAATCACATCATGAAACTTAAAGAAAAACCTATTGAGTTCATAAAAGAATTTGAGGAAGAAGATATTTAGTTATAAAAAATTTAATTTTTATGGTCAAATGAAAGAAAATAAATATGACGAGTCAGTATTTTTTGAGCAATATAAAAAAATGAACCGTTCCCTGAAAGGTCTTGAAGGTGCCGGCGAATGGTATATTCTCAAGGAAATGTTACCAGATTTTACTGGAAAAGAAGTTCTGGATTTAGGTTGCGGATTTGGTTGGCATTGCCGGTACGCAATGGAAAACGGAGCAAAGTCGGTAATCGGAATTGATATTTCCGGAAATATGCTTAAAGAAGCAAGGAAAATTAATAATCTGAAAGGTATTGATTATATAAAAAAAGCTCTTGAAGAAGTTGACTACCCTGCTGAAAAATTTGATATTGTACTTAGTTCTTTAACTTTTCACTATATTGAATCACTTGATATTATAAATCAAAATGTTTATAAATGGCTTAAACCTAACGGGAATTTTATTTTCACGGTCGAACATCCGGTTTTTACGGCATTCGGCAGTCAGGATTGGATATATGGAGATAATGGAGAAAAATTGTTTTGGCCTGTTGACAATTATTTCATGGAAGGAAAAAGAGAAGCTGTATTTTTAGGAGAAAATATTATTAAATATCATAGAACTTTGACCACGTATTTAAGCGGTTTACTCAAACAAGGTTTTAAAATCAAAGAAATTAACGAACCTAAACCAAGCGAAAAAATGTTGAACGAATTATCGGAAATGCAAGATGAATTACGTCGCCCGATGATGTTGTTGATTTCCGCAGAAAAATAAAAACAATATCCAACAATCATATTGTTTAAATATAAACATTATCACCTCCGCATAAACGGTAATGTAAATTTATAAGAACATCATCACGTAGGAAGTATTTGAAAACCATCGCTTCGCCAATATATCCGGCATTAAGCACATTTTATAAATTTTAACCTTAATTTCTTCTTAACATTTTTTTTATTTTCCATAATTAATTATATTTGCAATCAAGATTATTAATAAATTTATATTACCCTTGTAATATAAATTATCTTAGCTCTTTTAAATAATCCGCATTAAACAATAAAAATATAATTTTATGAAAAACTTCCTCAAACTATTTCTTCTTTCATTTATTCTTGTTATTGCATTTTCTTGCATAAATGAAAAATATCCTTATGAAACGGTTAAAAACGATCCGCTAAAAACAAGAATCTATACTTTAGATAACGGCCTCAAGGTTTACATGTCAATTAACGACGAGCAACCGCGTATTCAAACTTATATTGCCGTTAAAGTAGGAGGAAAAAACGATCCTGCCGAAACCACAGGTTTAGCACATTATTTCGAACATCTTATGTTTAAAGGAACTGAACTATTCGGCACGCAAAATTATGAAACTGAAAAACCTTTGCTTGATGAAATCGAAGCGCTGTTTGATGTTTACAGAAACACTACAGACGAAAATGAACGTAAAGAAATCTATAAGAAAATAGACAGTATCAGTTTCGAAGCATCCAAGATTGCCATTCCTAATGAATACGACAAATTAATGGCTGCAATAGGCGCAAGCGGTACAAATGCTTCAACAAGTTTCGACAGAACTGTTTATACGGAAGATATTCCAAGTAATCAAATTGAAAATTGGGCAAAAATACAATCGGATCGTTTCAAAAACAATGTTATCAGAGGTTTCCATACTGAGCTTGAAACTGTTTATGAAGAAAAGAATATGTCATTGACAAATGATAGCAGAAAAGCTTATGAAGCAATGTTGCAAGGATTATATCCCAAACATCCGTACGGACAACAAACTGTTCTCGGCACACAAGAACATCTTAAAAACCCGTCAATAAAGAATATCAAAAATTATTACAGAACATATTATGTGCCTAATAACATGGCAATTTGTCTTGCCGGTGATTTTAATCCTGATGAAATGATTGAAATCATTGATAAATATTTCGGAGATATGCAGCCGAATAATAATCTTCCTAAATTAAATTTCGAACCGGAAAAACCTATCGAAAAACCTGTTATTAAAGAAGTTTACGGTTTAGATGCGGAAGTTATTCAAATTGCATGGAGAACGGATGGCGCCAAAAGTAATGACGCTATTATTGTTGAATTAATAGGAGCTTTATTATCCAACGGAAAAGCCGGATTGATAGATGTTAATTTAAAACAAACTCAAAAAGTGCTTTCTGCTTGGGCTTCGGGATACTGTATGACGGATTACGGGATGATAAGTTTGACAGCAAGACCTAAAGGCGGTCAAACTCTTGAAGAAGTGAGAGATCTTCTGCTTGCTGAAGTAGAGAAACTTAGGAATGGTGAATTTGACGAAAATCTGATTTCTTCCATCATATCAAATTGGAAACTAAGTACACAAAGGCAGTACGATACGAACAGAGGTCGTGCCAACGCTTTTGTAACAAGCTTCATTAATGATATCGAATGGAAAGACGAAGTCGAATATTACGACAGAATAAGTAAAATCACAAAACAAGATATTATCAACTATGCAAATAAAAATATCAAAGACAATAATTATGTAGTGGTTTACAAACGTGAAGGCAAAGATCCGAACGAGCAGAAGATTGCAAAACCGGAAATTACCCCGATAGCAACAAATAGAGATGCCGCAAGCGCTTTTCTCGAAGAAATAAAAGCCTTCCAAGCCAATCCAATTACTCCGGTATTTCTTGATTTTAATAAAGACCTCAGCATTTCTAAAGACAATAATAAAATGGAAGTGCTATACAAACATAATAAAACTACGGATTTATTTAATTTATATTACAGATATAAATTCGGCACAAATGAAATTCCAAAATTAAGCATTGCAGCAGACTACCTGAAATACCTCGGTTCATCTACAATGTCTTTGGAAGAACTAAATAAAGCATTTTATGATATTGCCTGCGGTTTCTCAATATCTTATTCCGAAAATGAATGTTATATAAGTTTCTCCGGTTTAAATGAAAACATGCCGAAAGCTATAAAACTTTTCAATGATTTTATTAATGATATTCAACCCAATGAAGAAGCTCTCAAAAATCTAAAAGCCGATTTATATAAAAGTCGAAGCGACTCGAAACTCAACCAAAACACGAATTTCTCCGCTTTACGTAATTACGCAATGTATGGGAAAGATTACGTAACCGCAACAACCTTAACTAATGAAGAAATTGAAGCTACATCATCTGACGAATTACTTAAGTTAATTGACGAGTTGCTGGGATATGAGTATAAAACCCTGTATTATGGCCCTTCTACCGAACACGAATTGCTTGCAACAATTAACAAAAATATTTTCGTTAAAGAAAATTTAAAACAGGTTCCGGCAGAAGTAAAATATTATCCTTTACAAACCGAAACCAATTCGACTTTATTGGTAGAATACGATGCGAACCAGATTCGTTATGCACAAATTTCCAATAAAGGCGAAAAGTATGATTTAAGTAAAGAACCTATTATTCTGTTATACAGCGAATATTTCGGCGGCGGAATGAATGCTATTGTTTTCCAGGAAATGCGTGAAGCCCGCGGATTGGCATATTCTGCCTATGCTTATATGATTTCTCCAAAAGACCTCAACGATACTTACACTTTCCAAGCTTTTATCGCAACTCAGAATGATAAGTTCAATGATGCAATTGAAGCTTTTGATGATATTATTAATAACATGCCGGCAAGCGAAGTTGCATTTGACATTGCAAGACAAGGATTGTTAAGTAATTACGAAACGCAGCGTGTAACAAAGATGAATGTACTGTGGAATTATTTAAGAGCAAAAGAATTGGGCTTTGATTTCGACAGAAGACAATATTACTATGAAAACTTTCAGAAATTAACTCTTGATGATGTTGTAAAATATCAACAAGAAAATATCAAAAACAGAAAATACACTTATTGTGTGTTAGGTCGTCAAAGTGATTTACATTTAGATAAATTGAAATCTTTGGGTTCAGTGAAGACTTTGAGCAAAGAAGATATTTTCGGGTATTAAAATATATATCTTTAAATATGTTTATCTTATAGAATTTAAAAATTAATCTCATAAAACCGTATTAAAATTATTGTAAAATAAACCTATTTTGTCATGAAAAACCTATTTATTTCTCTACTATTTATTTGTTCGTGCAATTTTATTTTCGGGCAAAATTTTAATCTTAATATTAATAACAAGGGTAATCGCTTACAAACTTATCCGAATATTATTCAAGCTAATCAGGAGATAATTGATATAATTAATCTGGTTGATACAATAAACTTAGAAAATGATATCCGCTGGATGCAAAACTTGGAATGCAGAGATGCTCAATCTACAGAAGCATTGCAAACTCAGAATTGGCTTATTGAGAGGTTTGAATCATTAGGTCTTGAAACTTATATTCATTTTTTCCCTTGCGGAGATAATTATTTGGGTTATTGCACGGAACAATATTGTAATGGCGACACTTTAGATGCCGGGAATGTTGTAGCAATTCAATACGGCTCAAAATATCCCGATGAAATAATTATTGTTTCATCTCATTACGACCATCCCGACGGCCCCGGCGCCGATGATAATGCTTCCGGTACGGCAGGTGTTCTTGAAACGGCAAGAATATTAAGTCAATACGAATTAGAACGTACAATAATGTATGTTCCTTTTAATGCCGAAGAATATTGGATGGTAGGAAGCATGCCTTTCGCTCAGAAATGTGCTATGGAAAATTTAAACATTCTCGGCGTTTTTAATTATGATATGATCGGTTTCTTTCCTGAAGGAATGGGAGATATAACTATGAGTAGCGGCTCATCTCCTATTTCCCAACAATTATGGGAATATTATTACAAGGTCGCCAACATTTATGTTCCGGACGTACCTACTTTTAGATTTACCGCAGGCGATAGTTACGGCGGCGATCACATGCCTTTTAATATTTATGAATACCCCGCCTTATATATTGGCGATACTGAATATCATGAACTTCATCCTTGTTATCATGAATTGTGCGACACAATCGGAAATGGCGTAAATAGCTTCCCACTTGCTGAAGCTTTTGTTAAAGCCGTTACCGCAGCCACTATCGAACTTGCAAACGGATATTTACCACCACAAAATTTTGCGGCAATTCCTTCCGAAAACAATATTTTTCTAAGTTGGGATGAGGCAGATAATTCTTCATATAAATTATTTAAAGATAATCTTTTAATTGCCGAACTTGATGAAAATTTTTATATTGATGAGAATGTTGTTCAAGGGATCGAATATGAATATTATGTTATTGGAATCAGAAATGATAACATAGAAAGTGGAGAATCTAATCATGATGCAGCTAAAATCTCAGAAACATTAGTCCTACCCTATTATAATAATTTTGAATCTGAAGATGATTTGATGGATTTTCGTTTTAACGATGAAGAGTGGAATTTATACGGAGCTTCTCCCCAGTCCGGTAATTTTTGTATAACAAATATATCATCATATCTTCCGGATAATTATTTAACATTAGTGGAATTACGATGGTTTTCAATTCCTAATACAATTACGGATATTAATTTAAATTTCTATTATCGCGGAACGATTTCCGGAATCTGGCACAATTCAAATCTTTTCGTTGAAGTTACTACCGACAGAAAAAGATGGGATAAGCTGTTAAAATTAAATGGAGCACAAGCGCAATGGAAATTATATGAAATATCATTAAATGATTATATCGATAATGATTTTGTCCAAATAAGGTTTAGACTCGAATCATCGGGGGCAGAAGATTGGAACTTTATTAAAAAA
Above is a window of Bacteroidales bacterium DNA encoding:
- the mnmA gene encoding tRNA 2-thiouridine(34) synthase MnmA, producing the protein MADKVLMAMSGGIDSSVASILLMREGYDLVGVTFTAFDITNDEGSKVCGNLNAANDAKNLAKQLGFEHHVLDVRKEFKDIVISDFVEEYLNGRTPNPCALCNFTIKWGLLLKLADKLNCKYIATGHYANIVNEKNRYFLKKGIDQAKDQTYFLWRLSQEQLSRTIFPLGNLKKQDVREIASENGFKILSEKKESQEICFIPDNDYRKFLSENVENISIYGKEGNFVDTNGRILGKHIGLYNYTIGQRRGLGIALGTPMYVIRLDKERNEVILGSKEELFGTEVIASQINLMKYENIEDGNEFQTRVRYRSKSSLAKFKNLENGKLLIEFFEPVESITPGQSVVFYENDNLIGGGIIESAGYFCELL
- a CDS encoding class I SAM-dependent methyltransferase, whose protein sequence is MKENKYDESVFFEQYKKMNRSLKGLEGAGEWYILKEMLPDFTGKEVLDLGCGFGWHCRYAMENGAKSVIGIDISGNMLKEARKINNLKGIDYIKKALEEVDYPAEKFDIVLSSLTFHYIESLDIINQNVYKWLKPNGNFIFTVEHPVFTAFGSQDWIYGDNGEKLFWPVDNYFMEGKREAVFLGENIIKYHRTLTTYLSGLLKQGFKIKEINEPKPSEKMLNELSEMQDELRRPMMLLISAEK
- a CDS encoding insulinase family protein, whose amino-acid sequence is MKNFLKLFLLSFILVIAFSCINEKYPYETVKNDPLKTRIYTLDNGLKVYMSINDEQPRIQTYIAVKVGGKNDPAETTGLAHYFEHLMFKGTELFGTQNYETEKPLLDEIEALFDVYRNTTDENERKEIYKKIDSISFEASKIAIPNEYDKLMAAIGASGTNASTSFDRTVYTEDIPSNQIENWAKIQSDRFKNNVIRGFHTELETVYEEKNMSLTNDSRKAYEAMLQGLYPKHPYGQQTVLGTQEHLKNPSIKNIKNYYRTYYVPNNMAICLAGDFNPDEMIEIIDKYFGDMQPNNNLPKLNFEPEKPIEKPVIKEVYGLDAEVIQIAWRTDGAKSNDAIIVELIGALLSNGKAGLIDVNLKQTQKVLSAWASGYCMTDYGMISLTARPKGGQTLEEVRDLLLAEVEKLRNGEFDENLISSIISNWKLSTQRQYDTNRGRANAFVTSFINDIEWKDEVEYYDRISKITKQDIINYANKNIKDNNYVVVYKREGKDPNEQKIAKPEITPIATNRDAASAFLEEIKAFQANPITPVFLDFNKDLSISKDNNKMEVLYKHNKTTDLFNLYYRYKFGTNEIPKLSIAADYLKYLGSSTMSLEELNKAFYDIACGFSISYSENECYISFSGLNENMPKAIKLFNDFINDIQPNEEALKNLKADLYKSRSDSKLNQNTNFSALRNYAMYGKDYVTATTLTNEEIEATSSDELLKLIDELLGYEYKTLYYGPSTEHELLATINKNIFVKENLKQVPAEVKYYPLQTETNSTLLVEYDANQIRYAQISNKGEKYDLSKEPIILLYSEYFGGGMNAIVFQEMREARGLAYSAYAYMISPKDLNDTYTFQAFIATQNDKFNDAIEAFDDIINNMPASEVAFDIARQGLLSNYETQRVTKMNVLWNYLRAKELGFDFDRRQYYYENFQKLTLDDVVKYQQENIKNRKYTYCVLGRQSDLHLDKLKSLGSVKTLSKEDIFGY
- a CDS encoding M28 family peptidase; this encodes MKNLFISLLFICSCNFIFGQNFNLNINNKGNRLQTYPNIIQANQEIIDIINLVDTINLENDIRWMQNLECRDAQSTEALQTQNWLIERFESLGLETYIHFFPCGDNYLGYCTEQYCNGDTLDAGNVVAIQYGSKYPDEIIIVSSHYDHPDGPGADDNASGTAGVLETARILSQYELERTIMYVPFNAEEYWMVGSMPFAQKCAMENLNILGVFNYDMIGFFPEGMGDITMSSGSSPISQQLWEYYYKVANIYVPDVPTFRFTAGDSYGGDHMPFNIYEYPALYIGDTEYHELHPCYHELCDTIGNGVNSFPLAEAFVKAVTAATIELANGYLPPQNFAAIPSENNIFLSWDEADNSSYKLFKDNLLIAELDENFYIDENVVQGIEYEYYVIGIRNDNIESGESNHDAAKISETLVLPYYNNFESEDDLMDFRFNDEEWNLYGASPQSGNFCITNISSYLPDNYLTLVELRWFSIPNTITDINLNFYYRGTISGIWHNSNLFVEVTTDRKRWDKLLKLNGAQAQWKLYEISLNDYIDNDFVQIRFRLESSGAEDWNFIKKIYIDNLSIDYSSPGQAVETYEILKFEDINIFPNPSNGEFNILTSLNKEYNIAVYNLSGIKVYEINNFKDGKLDLKHLNSGMYFVKINTGKNSIAKKILIE